Genomic segment of Streptomyces sp. NBC_00654:
AGCCGGCCTTCTTCAGCGTGGCGCGGTTGTTGTCCACGTCCGCCTCGTTCAGCGCGCGGGCCACACCGAGGCGCAGGGCACCGGCCTGGCCGGAGACGCCGCCACCCGAGATACGGGCGATGACGTCGTAGCGGCCGTCGAGCTCGAGCACCTTGAAGGGCTCGTTGACTTCCTGCTGGTGCACCTTGTTGGGGAAGTAGTCCTCAAGGGTGCGACCGTTGATCTTCCACTTGCCGGTGCCCGGAACGATCCGGACGCGGGCGATGGCGTTCTTGCGACGGCCGAGGCCGGCCGCGGGCTGCGGGTCGCCGAAGCGGCCGGCGAGGGACTCGCTGGTGTACTCGCCCTCGACGGGAACCTCCGACTCGAAGGTGGTCACCTCGGCGAAGGTCTCTTCGCCCTCAGTTCCCTCGACGGGCGTCTCAACAGTGGTCTCGGCCACGATTCTCCTCAGATCTTTCTGTACGTCTTAGGGGGTGGCCGGAACTACTGCGCGACCTGGGTGATCTCGAACGGGACC
This window contains:
- the rpsI gene encoding 30S ribosomal protein S9: MAETTVETPVEGTEGEETFAEVTTFESEVPVEGEYTSESLAGRFGDPQPAAGLGRRKNAIARVRIVPGTGKWKINGRTLEDYFPNKVHQQEVNEPFKVLELDGRYDVIARISGGGVSGQAGALRLGVARALNEADVDNNRATLKKAGFLSRDDRAVERKKAGLKKARKAPQYSKR